The following proteins are co-located in the Hevea brasiliensis isolate MT/VB/25A 57/8 chromosome 11, ASM3005281v1, whole genome shotgun sequence genome:
- the LOC110632876 gene encoding dof zinc finger protein DOF1.4, translating to MGNCEKMVVISPTTNEWPKNQIDEKALMPSISKLMEKRGQELSQQQHQHQQPQQAFKCPRCDSSNTKFCYYNNYSLSQPRHFCKACKRYWTRGGTLRNVPVGGGCRKNKRKKRAASAVEGATSVSSDNPNTPSQTQIDISSTSNHINPLFYGLPTNPSEMNLPFPGRFNSRVSSSVDTVSGYDLQPQLNALPLGFSSRIMSTNEANGFNPAKQIQDVVTSSSLLPNYSIFGSTSSTNTTSPTMATLLSSSFHQQKFSVKDTRAPNHLQALTPFEDLQMSGNSESGISMKEVKIEQDQSRLTWNMPCQNQIEQIGFSSSDPSIYWNASTNSTVGAWHDPASIGPSVTSLI from the exons ATGGGAAACTGTGAGAAAATGGTTGTCATCTCTCCAACTACTAACGAGTGGCCAAAG AATCAGATAGATGAGAAAGCCTTGATGCCATCGATAAGTAAACTAATGGAGAAACGGGGCCAAGAACTATCACAACAACAACACCAACACCAGCAGCCACAGCAAGCTTTTAAGTGTCCTCGCTGCGACTCCTCTAACACCAAGTTCTGTTACTACAATAACTACAGCTTATCCCAGCCCAGGCACTTTTGCAAAGCTTGCAAACGATATTGGACCAGAGGTGGAACCTTGAGGAATGTTCCTGTGGGTGGTGGATGCAGAAAGAACAAGCGTAAGAAGAGGGCTGCATCTGCCGTTGAAGGAGCTACTTCAGTCTCTAGTGATAACCCTAACACTCCTTCTCAAACCCAAATCGATATTTCTTCAACTTCAAATCACATCAATCCTTTGTTTTATGGGTTACCCACTAACCCATCTGAGATGAATCTCCCATTTCCTGGAAGGTTCAATTCAAGAGTCTCGTCAAGTGTGGATACTGTTTCTGGGTATGATCTCCAACCACAGCTGAATGCTCTTCCTTTAGGGTTTTCATCAAGAATCATGAGTACCAATGAAGCTAACGGATTTAACCCCGCTAAGCAAATCCAAGATGTGGTCACTTCAAGTTCACTACTTCCAAATTATTCCATCTTTGGTTCTACTTCTTCCACCAACACAACTTCTCCAACCATGGCTACTTTGCTTTCCTCTAGCTTTCACCAGCAAAAGTTCAGTGTCAAAGATACTAGAGCTCCTAACCACCTTCAGGCCTTAACACCTTTCGAAGACCTGCAAATGAGTGGCAATAGTGAATCCGGGATCTCTATGAAAGAAGTGAAAATTGAACAAGACCAAAGCAGGTTGACCTGGAATATGCCATGCCAGAATCAAATAGAGCAAATTGGCTTCTCATCATCAGATCCTTCAATTTATTGGAACGCATCCACAAACAGTACTGTCGGTGCATGGCATGATCCGGCGAGTATTGGGCCCTCCGTCACTTCTCTGATCTAG